CCACCGAGGTTGGTCATTGGAAGGACCCAGCCTTCTCCGTCCATTACTTTCGGTGTAATGGTCAATAGAAGTACTGCGACTGAGATCTGTGCGCCGGATAATGGATCCAGTTTATAGCTTTTCGAGAGATTGTATCCGATCCCGAAGGCCACATAGAGCGACATGATGAACATGGTCAGACGGTACGGAATCAGGATCTCGACAATATTGTCTGCTGCCCACTGTTTGATGTCACCGAATATCCATGCATCAGGCAGTGGCGGAAACGCTAAGATCAGAAAGAATGAACCGACGATAATAAATGGCAGTGCTGAAATAACCCCATCCCGGATTGCTTGCAAATGCCTTTGTTCAGAGAGTCTGGCCATTGGACCTGACAAATTATTCTCCAGAAAGTTCACAAACGTTTGCATGTTACTACCCCCTTGTTTCCTATTTAATTAGTTTGTTAATTCTTTTACTGTTTTCAGTAAAGTTGGCCCGCCCAGTGGCGTGTAAGCCTGTGGCGGAATCGGCCCGCATGGAACATTGGCCTCATCGGCGGCTTTCTTCACTTGATCAAATCGGTGTCTGATCTGAGGTGCTACCATACATACATCCCATCCCTTAGAGATTTCCTCGGATACTTCCCCTGTTCCGATTGCATGAACTTCCATTTCAATCCCCTCTTTTGTTCCCTCTTTCTTCAGGGCATTGACGACGATCGCACTGGACATCCCTCCAGAGCATACGAATAATACTTTCATCCCTATTCCTCCTCCTCTTTCATTCGCTGGACCACTTCATGTGTATGAATAATTTGCTCGTAAACGCCATGTCCCTTTTTCATGCATAATGCCACGAATAAAGCGTCGATCACGACGAGTTGAGCAATTCTTGCCGTCATGGTACCGATTCGGATATTATGTTCCTCCTCTGAAATTGTCAGTACGATATCGGCGAGCTTTCTTGCCGGTGATTTACCGTGCTGTGTCAACAGGACGATGGTGGCTCCCTTTTCCTCTGCGACATTCATCAGCTTCAGGATTTCCTTCGTCTGACCGGATGTTGAGACGACGAAGAGAACGTCCCTTTCCGTTAAGTTCGCAGCCATCATCATCTGGATATGAATATCACTTGCCTGAAACGCCAGGTAGTTCAATCTCAACAGCTTCTGGGTGAAATCTTCCGCTACCACAGCTGAACCGCCCACTCCATACAGGTATACTCTTTCGGCTTCATGAAACGCATTCACCGCCCTACCGAGTTCATCGATGGAAAAAAGCTTTTCCGTGTTCTTGATGGCTTGATAGGTATTGACCAATACTTTATTGAAGACGGTTTCAAGATTATCTTCAAAAGAGAGGAGCGTATTTATGTCATGACTCTTCGTTTCTTCGATGTTCGTACTTTTCGCGAGCTCGATTTTCAAGCCGCTGAAACTGTTGATTCCGATCCGTTTGCAGAATCGGATGATGGCGGCTTCACTGCTGCCGCATGATTGTGATAGTTGCTTTGTGGTCATCTCCATCACTTTCTCAGGAAATTCGAGCACATATTGAGCAACCGCTATTTCAGAGGGTGTAAAGCTCTCCATCTGACTTTTGATGTGTTTTAAAACCTGGAATTCTGTCATGGTCACCTCCAAAAAAATGATTGTCTTGAAAAGGCTTTCAGTTTAATATGATTATATGCGATAATGAAATTAAATTTCAATATTATTTTAAAATATTTAAACTTTTATTTTACAAAATTAGTAGAAAAGAGTTCTAAAAAGGCCTAGGGAGGAATACACGATGGCAGAGATCCGCAACGTGGAAATGGAAATATTCGAGATCATATCAAACGGTGGGAATGCGAAGAGTACGGCTTATGAAGCCCTCGCTAAAGCACATGAGGGGAAATTCGATGAGGCGGAAGAGATGATAAAGACCGCCCATGAGGAACTGAATAAAGCCCATAAAACCCAAACAAGCCTGATACAGGCCGAAATCAACGGGGAAGAATTTGAAAAATCACTTCTTATGATTCATGCGCAGGATCACTTGATGACGTCAATCAGTGAAATCTCATTGATTGAACAAATGATTCCTATGTTAAAGAGAATCCATGCACTCGAAAACCAATCTAATTAAGGAGGAGTCACGATGAGTAAAAGACTGGGTGTTTCAATCTATCCGAATCATTCTACAACTGAAAAAGATAAAGAGTATTTGGCCCTTGCAGCTTCTTACGGATTCCAGCGTGTGTTTACCTGCTTATTATCCGTTGAAGGGGACAAGGAAGGCATCATTGCGAACTTCAAAGAAACGATCAAGTTTGCCCGTGAGAAAAATATGGAAGTCATAG
The DNA window shown above is from Rossellomorea vietnamensis and carries:
- a CDS encoding PTS sugar transporter subunit IIB codes for the protein MKVLFVCSGGMSSAIVVNALKKEGTKEGIEMEVHAIGTGEVSEEISKGWDVCMVAPQIRHRFDQVKKAADEANVPCGPIPPQAYTPLGGPTLLKTVKELTN
- a CDS encoding MurR/RpiR family transcriptional regulator; amino-acid sequence: MTEFQVLKHIKSQMESFTPSEIAVAQYVLEFPEKVMEMTTKQLSQSCGSSEAAIIRFCKRIGINSFSGLKIELAKSTNIEETKSHDINTLLSFEDNLETVFNKVLVNTYQAIKNTEKLFSIDELGRAVNAFHEAERVYLYGVGGSAVVAEDFTQKLLRLNYLAFQASDIHIQMMMAANLTERDVLFVVSTSGQTKEILKLMNVAEEKGATIVLLTQHGKSPARKLADIVLTISEEEHNIRIGTMTARIAQLVVIDALFVALCMKKGHGVYEQIIHTHEVVQRMKEEEE
- a CDS encoding PTS lactose/cellobiose transporter subunit IIA, translating into MAEIRNVEMEIFEIISNGGNAKSTAYEALAKAHEGKFDEAEEMIKTAHEELNKAHKTQTSLIQAEINGEEFEKSLLMIHAQDHLMTSISEISLIEQMIPMLKRIHALENQSN